The following nucleotide sequence is from Lathamus discolor isolate bLatDis1 chromosome Z, bLatDis1.hap1, whole genome shotgun sequence.
GATGAGGCAGACAAGCACACTCCAGTAAACATGTACCACGTTCCAGCCTGCTGAGGGGGGGGACAAAGcctgctgggggtggggggcaaAGCTCTTGCTTCCAAAGAGTGACAGGCTGCCCGTAGCAGGCCCTTTTGCTTCTCCCCACACTCTtcttgatttggagaaaactccaggaacaaacttgccaacaaagttttcaagctgacaagcaggtattctttattgcggccccgggagacacgggggatagctcctcctaacgtgtgtccccgtatTGCTACACGAGCCGTCCTTATACAGTCCCTGGGCATACGTACATATTCATGAGCTTACATATGGAttgcatcattttccagaaagctccccgcatgcgtacagaattgtggtggtggtctctgagggtcgtttacttcttcccaCAATCTTCATcgcttctggcagcctttgaagcacgcCCAGcagatgcttataccagcttaattggttcgttagcaccacaGACAttataatcctcctgtcctcctacttatcagctGGTTTAACTGTGGCCCATCCCGGGCACCTGCCATTCCCCAATACTCGttttccctgtgtcctgttcttctggactgttaaaactatgtcaactgtaacgatttatcttgcacaagaattctcagtatgttctccaGCTGTACTCTACTGGTTTTTCTGTGTaccatgcacctcagtaattttccattgctcctgttacaaagccatcaaacttaacctcacttaaaactgattctaaaggtttatatattccattttgtaacgTTGTGCCCCCGCCTTGTCTCAACATCTTGCCCCAGGAAGGTGCAGGATGTGCAAAACACACCACCAAGTGAGCTGCGGAGtctctccccacaccccccaGACCCCGCACCCACCCTACCGCTTCATCTACAGTCACACTATGATGTCACACCATGACGTCACACCACGCAGGGGGAGAGTCGATGAGGTTGGGGGCTGTGGGCGTGGATGGAACTCACAGGGTTCTGCGGGCTGAGTGCCACTGGCAAGCATTCTCCTGGCTGTCTTCAGGAGCTCATCTGCGCACACAGCAAACTCTTGCAGCTTGCAGAAGGTGTCATTCCTTACCAGGATGGTACAGAGGAAGGCTCGTCCACAGGCTCGAGTGGCTGACCGGCAAGGGAGAACAGCTAGCTGCAGCAGGCGAAGCTGTTCGAAGGCTCGGGGCACCCAAGGGCAAAGGTCTGCCCACCgcactgctgcagaaaacaaggGTGAGTTCAGCACTGCCTTCCACCCCGTGCTTGCACCGAGCCTGCCCGACTTGGCCAGGCCCAACAGCGCTGCAGAACCGGCACCATCCTGCTGCCTGGGCCCACTGTGGCTATGTGATGACGAAGGAGCTGGGATCCTGTAGTTCCTAGGGGCACCCCAGCACTCGGGCCACCCGCCTTCCCCGGGCACGGCAAATGTGCCCTGCCTGCAAGGGGATCCTTCCACTCCACACTCTCAGCTTCCCCGCTACAGGCCATAGCCACAGCCCTTGCCCCACCCCCAGAGAGGGCCTGCGTGGGACCAGCACACACCTGCCTGCAGCTGTCTGGCGTGTACTCAAGGAGGATCCTGAGGCTTTCCTCTCATTGCTTTGCCCAGGGTTGCTCTGCAGTGTGGTCACGGCCATGGCCTTCCTGCGGAGGTGCCTTTGCTCAGGAATCTCCACCATGTGAGTACAGCACGTGCTCAGTAACAAGGCAGGGACAAGGAGCGCGCAGGGCTCAGGGCGAGCATGGGGAAGCTGGTGGAGGGGGCTGGGGCTGGTCGTGCTCCCCACCAGGAGCTTTCTGGCTACTTCTAGATTACTGCTCCTAAGCTTGTAAGAGAAAATCGCCCCTGTGCAGGGCTCTGCCCTGAATCACTGCTGCCAGCCGAACTCCCTCTTTTCCAGGAAAGAGTTCATCACCTTTGAAAAGAACAGGCTCTTCACAGTCCTCTTCTTGATGATCCTAGGGGCTTTCGGTGAGTATTTGCCTGTTGCCAGTGGAGGCATGGAGGCAGAGAATGCGAGCTCCAGAGTGAGAGAGAGGTGCTGGTGGGGCCCTTCCAACCCCTCCACGTGTGAAGCACAGGGAGCTTCTGAGATGCCCATGATACAACCAGCAACAGAGCCAACAGCTGAAACGGGTGCACAGCCTATGATGCTCACTGCAGACGGGTGGGGAAATGGTGTGTAGCTCTGCGGCTCCAAGCACACCTGGAAACCAGGAGTGTGCAGAGCCCTCCGGCATGGGGAGAGGGTCCCCACTTGGAGTGCCAACCCTTCTCTGCATCCCCATGTCCTCAGCCAGCCTCTTGCCACCCTGCTGTGGGAGGAGACCATGTCAATACAGGGATCATTAGAAACCCCgataaaataatctcttttgGTGATGCGAATTACAGCTGGTGCCTGCTGTGGGACCTCCACGGTGATGTGGATTCTGCGGACAGCGGGTGTGCCACAGGTCAGTGActgcagctgtgggacaggaaAGTCCCACAGAGGAGCACTGCTGGAGTGGGTGCATGGGTAAATAGCCCAGTCCCTCCAGTTCTAGGCAGTGCCCTAGAGAATCAGCCGCGGCTTCTGCCGTGACTCTGGAAAGCCCTGGCAGTTCTGGGACTCAGGAGagccttttcctttcaggtgctgctgggggagcCTGCAACTGACCTGGCGTCCCTGCAGTAAGagtcctctcctctctcctgacCTGCGTGCAACACGTTTCATGGGGTAGCGGCAGATGAGCTCATGCTATCTGCATTCATTTTCACGGTGCCCAGAGCTTGTATCTTGTGCTCCTGCCTGGGCCTTTTGCTAaaacaggaggggaaggaagcatTCACAAGccaggcaaagagaaaaagaggctgGAGCTTTGCTGCCTCTCTTCCTCCCAAGCTTGGAGGCTTTGGGAGGGGCTGGGCAACTCTCTGACAAGATCCGCTTTCATGCTGACTGCAGAAATACGATTGCTCTGTCGTGGAAAAAACAGGACATGCAACATCTGAGAGATGAACTGGCAAGACTGGCTGCAGAGATCAACAGTgtgaagaaggtgatcctgcacTGTGGGAAAGAGGGCCGGGGCCTGCCTGGGCAGCTGGTGGGCTTTTCTGGCTCAGCCCACGCACCCCATCCGTTGCCAGGGGCTGCTGGTTGAGCTGCTTCACTGTAAAGCCCCTTCTGGCCAGCTTGTGACGTGGTTGTTCGTGTTTTCCCCAGGAAGCTCAGCAAATGAGAGAAGCAATGTCTGCAATCACACAGATGTCTGGCTGGGCTCTGAAAACCACAGGTACGGAAGAACACAGGAAGCCAGGGCTGTCATCGCACTCAGCTCCTGCTTAGCGCTCCCAAAAGGAGGCTGTGTGGCAGCCTCAGTTCTGTGAGGCGCAGGGACATGGAACAAAACCACGGGATGCAAGAGCATGACTGTGACTGAGCAGGTCTCGTGGGGTTTGCTGTCTCCCAGCACTCACAGACCTCCTGTTGTGTGTCTGAGAGAGAACTGCTGTCATCGGGCATGGGGATCACCTTCTTTTCCTGGGGCACCCACAAAGGTGTGGTGCTGCATATGGAGGCTGGCAGGCATCCTTAGAAATAGCCTGCAGCCACTAGGTCCTCAGAGCATGGAGCCTCTTGgactctcctttcttctccctccagGGACTGCCATCAGCCTGCAGAGAtcacccagcagctctgcagggctctgcagggtgTTCTGGTTCCTGTTTACTCCACCCATTCTGGATACCTTTGTGCAGGTAGAGTAGCAGAAACTGtcagtgctgcttctcttgCCTCTTACAAAGTTGGTGGCAAGCCCTGTGCCGTCTCCCCTCAGGCCAGTGGTATTGCTCAAGGCCGTGGCATGGGTCCAGTGCCTGACACCTGAGGTCTCACAGAGGGCTTGGCCCCCTCCAAAACAGCAGCTGGCCACAGAAGTGGTTGTGCTGAGCCGAGCTTCCTGCTCCCCGTCCCAGATCACGTCTGCGTAAAGAGACTTCTCCTCTGCAACCCTATTTCCCTGCCACAGCTTGACTCTCCCTCTCCTGATGGGGCAGTGAAGGGTGGGGAGAGGCTTCGGAGCTGCTGTGCAAAAAGACAGGTTTCATTAAAGGCCTGACTCGGGTGCAGCTACCAGATGCTTCCGCTGACAggctattttcctttttcccaggCTAGGAAGATGAGTGGGCACTTCCATTCACTTCCCATTTATGGAGAAGTGGACAAATGCcatttgttttgagtttttcCCACAAGTGCAGTGCCGCCTATGGTTCTGGCTGCACAGGAGAGCAGCGGGCCACATCACACCCTCACTTTCATTGCTCTTGTCCTCTGCTTTCAGCCTGATTCTTCCCCGGGATACTGCTGGCCTTTCCAAGGGTCTCAGAGTGAGGTGCTAATCCGGCTGCCTGCAAAAATACGACCAATGGCCATCGCCGTACAGCACGCCTTAAGGACACACTCTCCGCTGAGGACTACCAGCAGTGCCCCGCGAGATTTCACCGTCTCTGTGAGTGCTGAGCCCTGGGGGCTGGGACCCGGCTGTGTGGGAGAGCTGCAACAGGGACTTGCTGGTCTCTGCGCATCTGCCGAGGCTCTTGTGCACATTCTTGGGACATTTCAAGGGACATGTGGAATGCCGTCACCCCAAGACTTGCTCACTGCATTTTGGCCCAGCACCTCTACGCTCCTGAGTAACACGCAACGGGGAGACTCAGTCCCACTGCATCCTGCACCAGactgtgctggagctgcaggagctggagggaaACCACATTCCCAGATCTGGCACGAGCATTCCCTTGTGGCTATGTTGAGCCTGAACTGCTCCCGTGTGCTTTATCTCCAAGGGACTGGATGAAGAAGGCAAAGATGAAACTCTGCTTGGGACATTCACCTACGCTGCACAGGAAGAGCTTATCCAGACCTTCACTTTGCAGGTACAGtgcagcaggattttccccAGGACCCACTTTCTGGGGCCAGCAAGCTCAGGTTTCCAGAGCTGCCTGTCTTGCTCTGAGGCCAGGCTTTTGCTCTGCATGGGCACAGGGGTCCTTTGCTGCgagggtgggagaagggaagaagggagaagctGCCACCTCAGCCAGTGCTGCCGGAGCTGGTCCTGGAACCAGACCCAGCTGGCAGAGGAAGATGTGCGGAGCCTGCTGTCGCTCCCTACAGCCCAGGAGTGACCCTGGCTTCTTTGCAGGAGAAGAACAGAGACTTCCGTTTTTTGAAGCTTGTGGTACAGAGCAACTGGGGAAAACCAGGGTACACCTGTATTTATCGAGTGCAGGTGCACGGGAAGGTGGATGGAACCAGTGCCATCAGCCAGGTTTCAGATGTGACGAACTCGCTTCAGTAagaattaaagaggaaaatggagaaaCAAGGAGAGTGGCTGGCTGTTAGTCTGGGGCGCAGCAGTGTCATTTCAGTGGCCTTCTCACAGCTGCCAACTACTGCCTTTCGCGGGCCAAGGCCTTCCTCAAGCTTTTCACTTTCTCTCCACCCCAGGAATGTTTCCTAAGTAACCAAAAGGAGACAACATTCCCATCGCCTTTTCTTGCCTACTTCCTTGTCAAAATCCTTTGTGGGTCATGATATTGGTGCCTGGGGCTTTTCCTGGACACTCTTCCCACTTTGCGAGGAGTGAATCCCATCCGACACCAGTAAACCTGGTGCCATGTAAGCCATCCTGTTATCAAGACAGCCCACACTGTGGAGGTGACACCAGCCATGGAGCCATGTACCAAAGGACTTAGTCCACCTCGTCCATCTAATGTCACTGCCCCCAGCTGGAAGAAGAGATAACCTCAACCCCAGATCCCCCTTACCAACTGTCCCAAGGCCCTTTTGATCACACTTGGACTGTGGGTTGCAGCGTAACCACCACTCCCCTAGAAGACCGCTAATGGGCGGCAGTCTGAGGGCCACACCAGGCTGGAAGTTTCCTAACAATGTCCTTAAGCTGGGCCCCAGGGAGTCAGCAGACTTCCGCATGAGGGGGGTCTGCCTGGCATACTGGCTgctctgttcccctcagaagggaatAACCTACAACTACAACCCACCTTTTCTGCCTCACAGAGGTGACTGTAATACGGGGGTTACGCTTTTCTGACCCTGCCACCACTTCTGCAGCAGATGGGCCTCTGACCATCCACTGACTGGCTTTTCACTTCCAGAGCTTCACATCACTGAGGTTGTACAGACGCACCCGGGAAGGTGAGGTGGGCACGGGTGGCTTTCGCCTGCTGCCCAAGTGTGGACTTGCATCCATTCACTCCTTTCCCttgagctgctgcctttggtCTGGGAGGGGGAGGATTCAGGACTTCTGgatcctgtttttttttctgacagtgaGGCCGGAGCCTGGTTCCACCAGCCTACATCCTTCTCGCACTCCCTGCTGCTTCTTAACCTTCCTACTACTTCTTCTAGGTCTGACCCCGGGCTGAGCAGATCGTCCACATGGTCACACGTGACACAGCTGCTGTCGCTGCTGCCATCCACTACCAGAGAAAGGCTCTGTCACTCCCTGCAGCACGAGCCCTGGCTGGCTGCACGTTTTCCTGTCAGCCCCGCACAGGTTCCTCCATCCCTCCCGAGGAGCGCAGATCAAGTCACTCTGCACCGCCGGGTGCCACGCACAGGCTCCTCGCTGAGGGTGAAGGCCTCAGAGCCACCCACGGAGCTGGGCAGCGGCCAGCGGCCACTCTACACACCCGCGCCCCCCAGCCTGCTTTGTGAACGGGCCGGACCGCCGCAGCTCGGGCAACGCCCAGATCTCGCCAGCGACTCCCGCGAGAGCTGCCGGCCCTGGCGGGGAATTCTGCACCGCCCCGTGCGGTAGCCCCGGGCGCGGCAGGGGCCGCAGCTGCGCTGCAGAGAAGGCGGGCTCCCGGGGAGCAGCCGTGCCCCGGGAGCGACCTTTTGAAGTGGTCACTGGGGGGCGCGGGGCAGGGacgaggaggggagggaggaggaaagcgTCTGCTTCCCCTGGCACGGAAAGAGAAGGCAGCGGGAAATGCGGAGCGCGCGTTAATACAGCAAAGCCGGGCTGCCAAAGAACAGTAATGCAGGCTCTGCCAAAGCACCCTCTGGAACACGGTGTGCTCACACATCTAAAACCGCAGCTCGGCTAGGCTGTCCTGGTTCAAAAAATGCTGCGGGACTTCTCAGAGGGTGGGAAATGAAACTGCAGGAGTAGCTGATCTGGTACTTTGGGGTTATGATTAATTTCCCAGTAACTACTGGATAACCATTCGATATGCATACTTGTTGTTattcaagaaaaaaggaaatgatacgcggattgactccacaactcgttaaagttgtcaagtaggtgtgctttattcagcgctgaggtgcacgaggatagctcctccaaagtatgcacacccaggatcgtttttcctttaccttCAAACCTAGAACAGCAAACCAAGTTAGCTCAGATGTTAagcatgttagcaaagtgtatgaatttgcTATTACAGGGTATGGATCCTCAGTTATCTTGTTAACAGCCCGTAAGCCCTGTACCACCCGGTATTACCCATcaggtttacaaacaggtaaactaggggtgttaaaatcagattggcactcttttagcagtccgAGCTGTAGGAAATTTccagtcatttggaaaaattccttccctat
It contains:
- the LOC136005314 gene encoding sperm-associated antigen 4 protein-like isoform X1; translation: MWILRTAGVPQVLLGEPATDLASLQNTIALSWKKQDMQHLRDELARLAAEINSVKKEAQQMREAMSAITQMSGWALKTTGTAISLQRSPSSSAGLCRVFWFLFTPPILDTFVQPDSSPGYCWPFQGSQSEVLIRLPAKIRPMAIAVQHALRTHSPLRTTSSAPRDFTVSVSAEPWGLGPGCVGELQQGLAGLCASAEALVHILGTFQGTCGMPSPQDLLTAFWPSTSTLLSNTQRGDSVPLHPAPDCAGAAGAGGKPHSQIWHEHSLVAMLSLNCSRVLYLQGTG
- the LOC136005314 gene encoding uncharacterized protein LOC136005314 isoform X2, with product MWILRTAGVPQVLLGEPATDLASLQNTIALSWKKQDMQHLRDELARLAAEINSVKKEAQQMREAMSAITQMSGWALKTTA